In one Streptomyces sp. T12 genomic region, the following are encoded:
- the thiS gene encoding sulfur carrier protein ThiS, translating to MNHPVTISVNGERRQIEPGTALDTLVRSLTAAPSGVAAALNETVVPRAQWSSTSLSDGDRVEVLTAVQGG from the coding sequence ATGAACCACCCGGTCACCATCTCGGTCAACGGCGAGCGTCGGCAGATCGAGCCGGGCACGGCTCTCGACACGCTCGTGCGGTCCCTCACCGCGGCGCCCTCCGGAGTGGCCGCCGCCCTCAACGAAACCGTCGTACCGCGCGCGCAGTGGTCGTCGACGTCCCTCTCCGATGGGGACCGCGTCGAGGTCCTCACCGCCGTCCAAGGAGGCTGA
- a CDS encoding thiazole synthase: MADDPFVIGDTSFTSRLIMGTGGAPSLEVLERALVASGTELTTVAMRRVNPSVHGSVLSVLEKLGIRVLPNTAGCFTAGEAVLTARLAREALGTDLIKLEVIADERTLLPDPIELLDAAETLVDDGFTVLPYTNDDPVLARKLEDVGCAAVMPLGSPIGSGLGIRNPHNFQLIVEHARVPVILDAGAGTASDAALAMELGCAGVMLASAVTRAQEPVLMADAMRHAVEAGRLAYRAGRIPRRHFAQASSPVEGVARLDPERPAF, from the coding sequence ATGGCCGACGATCCCTTTGTCATCGGCGACACGTCCTTCACGTCCCGTCTGATCATGGGCACGGGCGGGGCGCCCAGCCTGGAGGTCCTGGAGCGGGCGCTGGTGGCGTCCGGGACGGAGCTGACGACGGTCGCCATGCGGCGCGTGAACCCCTCGGTCCACGGCTCCGTGCTGTCGGTGCTCGAGAAGCTCGGGATCCGGGTGCTGCCCAACACGGCGGGGTGCTTCACGGCCGGTGAGGCCGTGCTGACGGCCCGCCTCGCGCGCGAGGCGCTCGGTACGGATCTGATCAAGCTGGAGGTCATCGCCGACGAGCGGACGCTGCTGCCGGATCCGATCGAGCTGCTGGACGCCGCGGAGACGCTGGTGGACGACGGGTTCACCGTGCTGCCGTACACGAACGACGATCCTGTGCTGGCGCGGAAGCTGGAGGACGTGGGCTGCGCGGCGGTCATGCCGCTCGGTTCCCCGATCGGGTCGGGGCTCGGCATCCGCAACCCGCACAACTTCCAGCTGATCGTGGAGCACGCACGCGTGCCGGTGATCCTGGACGCCGGTGCAGGTACGGCGTCGGACGCGGCGCTCGCGATGGAGCTGGGGTGCGCGGGTGTGATGCTCGCCTCGGCGGTGACGCGGGCGCAGGAGCCGGTGCTGATGGCCGACGCGATGCGGCATGCGGTGGAAGCGGGGCGGCTGGCGTACCGGGCGGGGCGGATTCCGCGGCGGCACTTCGCGCAGGCGTCGTCTCCGGTGGAGGGCGTCGCACGGCTGGACCCGGAGCGCCCCGCATTCTGA
- the pknB gene encoding Stk1 family PASTA domain-containing Ser/Thr kinase, with the protein MDTTLQDPLVGQVLDGRYRVDARIAVGGMATVYRALDTRLDRVLALKVMHPALAVDGVFVERFIREAKSVARLAHPNVVQVFDQGTDGSYVYLAMEYVAGCTLRDVLRERGALQPRAALDILEPVLAALGAAHRAGFVHRDMKPENVLIGDDGRVKVADFGLVRSVDTVTSTTGAVLGTVSYLAPEQIEQPGAADARVDVYACGVVLYEMLTGDKPHDGDSPAVVLYKHLHEDVPPPSAIVPGLAYELDELVASATARTPDLRPYDAVALLAQARETRATLSADQLDAVPPQALAAERTNADDRTSVIPRALTIQRPLPVNEDEPAVFNRTSRLETPPPPPPPPPRRRSRTPRAPRGPLVIVAAVLLALGLGAGIWYINSGQFTKVPSLLSKTEAQATDRLEEAGLELGKVERAYSDTVERGTVISTYPETGARIRHNDSVNLVISAGPETVKVPDLQGYPLAKAKTELKESGLEPGMVTREFNDDVTRGSVISVDPGTGTKVRSGSAVALTVSKGSPVDVPDVTGESLADAKAELAEAGLKVKVASARVNSDFDAGQVALQSPTDGRQAAEGDTVTLTLSKGPEMIEVPDVVGDSVDDARAELEAAGFEVDEDRGLLGLFGDTVKKQSVKGGETAPKGSTITITIR; encoded by the coding sequence GTGGATACGACCCTTCAGGACCCTCTGGTCGGGCAGGTGCTCGACGGCCGGTATCGCGTCGACGCGCGGATCGCCGTCGGCGGGATGGCCACGGTCTACCGGGCCCTGGACACCCGCCTCGACCGCGTGCTCGCGCTCAAGGTGATGCATCCCGCGCTGGCGGTGGACGGGGTGTTCGTCGAGCGGTTCATCCGTGAGGCGAAGTCCGTCGCCAGGCTCGCGCACCCCAATGTGGTGCAGGTCTTCGACCAGGGCACCGACGGGTCGTACGTCTATCTCGCCATGGAGTACGTCGCGGGCTGCACCCTGCGCGACGTCCTGCGCGAGCGCGGGGCGCTCCAGCCCCGGGCCGCCCTGGACATCCTGGAGCCGGTACTCGCCGCGCTCGGCGCCGCGCACCGCGCCGGGTTCGTGCACCGGGACATGAAGCCGGAGAACGTCCTGATAGGGGACGACGGTCGGGTCAAGGTCGCCGACTTCGGGCTCGTGCGGTCCGTGGACACCGTGACCAGCACCACCGGCGCCGTGCTCGGCACCGTCTCCTATCTCGCGCCCGAGCAGATCGAGCAGCCCGGTGCCGCCGACGCCCGCGTCGACGTGTACGCGTGCGGTGTCGTCCTCTACGAGATGCTCACCGGCGACAAGCCGCACGACGGGGACTCCCCCGCGGTGGTGCTCTACAAGCACCTGCACGAGGACGTCCCGCCGCCCTCGGCGATCGTGCCGGGGCTGGCGTACGAGCTCGACGAGCTGGTCGCGTCGGCCACCGCGCGCACTCCGGACCTCCGGCCGTACGACGCCGTGGCGCTGCTCGCGCAGGCGCGGGAGACGCGCGCCACGCTGAGCGCGGACCAGTTGGACGCGGTGCCGCCGCAGGCACTCGCGGCTGAGCGCACCAACGCCGACGACCGGACGAGCGTGATCCCGCGTGCGCTGACGATCCAGCGGCCACTGCCCGTGAACGAGGACGAGCCCGCCGTCTTCAACCGGACCAGCCGGCTGGAGACCCCGCCGCCCCCGCCGCCCCCGCCGCCCCGGCGCCGGTCGCGGACCCCGCGTGCGCCGCGCGGCCCGCTCGTCATCGTCGCCGCCGTCCTGCTGGCCCTCGGCCTCGGCGCCGGCATCTGGTACATCAACTCCGGCCAGTTCACCAAGGTCCCGTCGCTGCTGTCCAAGACCGAGGCGCAGGCCACCGACCGGCTGGAGGAGGCCGGGCTGGAGCTGGGCAAGGTGGAGCGCGCGTACAGCGACACCGTCGAGCGCGGCACCGTCATCAGCACGTACCCGGAGACGGGCGCCCGCATCCGGCACAACGACTCCGTGAACCTGGTCATCTCGGCCGGACCGGAGACGGTGAAGGTGCCCGACCTCCAGGGATACCCGCTGGCCAAGGCGAAGACCGAGCTGAAGGAGAGCGGACTCGAACCGGGCATGGTGACCCGGGAGTTCAACGACGACGTCACCAGGGGCTCCGTGATCTCAGTGGACCCCGGGACCGGCACCAAGGTCCGCTCCGGCTCCGCGGTCGCGCTCACCGTCAGCAAGGGCAGCCCGGTGGACGTCCCGGATGTCACCGGCGAGAGCCTGGCCGACGCGAAGGCCGAGCTGGCGGAGGCCGGCCTGAAGGTGAAGGTCGCCTCCGCGCGAGTCAACTCCGACTTCGACGCGGGCCAGGTCGCCCTGCAGTCGCCGACCGACGGCAGGCAGGCCGCCGAGGGCGACACGGTGACGCTGACGCTGTCCAAGGGCCCCGAGATGATCGAGGTCCCGGACGTGGTCGGTGACAGCGTCGACGACGCCAGGGCCGAACTGGAGGCCGCCGGCTTCGAGGTCGACGAGGACCGTGGCCTGCTCGGGCTGTTCGGCGACACGGTCAAGAAGCAGTCCGTGAAGGGCGGGGAGACGGCACCGAAGGGGTCGACGATCACGATCACCATCCGGTGA
- a CDS encoding deoxyribonuclease IV, which translates to MRSQQSGTAPSGPSRNPIGGHVPVAGGLHSVGLTYAHDLKAETVQVFVANPRGWATPAGNPRQDEEFRAVCEAESIPAYVHAPYLINFGSHTEATVEKSVESLRHSLRRGREIGALGVVVHTGSATGGRERSVALKQVREHLLPLLDELTHDDDPFLLLESTAGQGFSLCSRTWDFGPYFEALDAHPKLGVCLDTCHIFAAGHDLTGPSGMHQTLDLLVDTVGEGRLKLIHANDSKDVVGAHKDRHENIGAGHIGEDPFRALMTHPATAGVPLIIETPGGKEGHAADVERLKKLRDA; encoded by the coding sequence GTGAGAAGTCAGCAGTCCGGCACCGCCCCCTCGGGCCCCTCCCGCAACCCCATCGGCGGTCACGTCCCCGTGGCCGGCGGTCTCCACTCCGTCGGGCTCACCTACGCCCACGATCTCAAGGCCGAGACGGTCCAGGTCTTCGTCGCCAACCCGCGCGGCTGGGCCACGCCCGCCGGGAATCCGCGGCAGGACGAGGAGTTCCGCGCGGTGTGCGAGGCCGAGTCGATCCCGGCGTATGTGCATGCGCCGTACCTGATCAACTTCGGCTCGCACACCGAGGCGACCGTCGAGAAGTCGGTGGAGTCGCTACGGCACTCGCTGCGGCGGGGGCGGGAGATCGGGGCCCTCGGCGTGGTCGTGCACACGGGCAGCGCGACCGGCGGCCGGGAGCGCTCGGTGGCCCTGAAGCAGGTACGGGAGCACCTGCTGCCGCTGCTCGACGAGCTGACCCACGACGACGACCCGTTCCTGCTGCTGGAGTCGACGGCGGGCCAGGGCTTCTCGCTCTGCTCCCGCACCTGGGACTTCGGACCGTACTTCGAGGCGCTGGACGCCCATCCGAAGCTGGGCGTGTGCCTGGACACCTGCCACATCTTCGCCGCCGGCCACGACCTGACCGGCCCCTCCGGCATGCACCAGACCCTCGACCTGCTGGTGGACACCGTCGGCGAAGGCCGGCTGAAGCTGATCCACGCCAATGACTCCAAGGATGTCGTCGGCGCGCACAAGGACCGGCACGAGAACATCGGCGCAGGTCACATCGGCGAGGACCCGTTCCGGGCACTGATGACCCACCCCGCCACCGCGGGCGTACCACTGATCATCGAGACGCCGGGCGGGAAGGAAGGCCACGCGGCGGACGTGGAGCGGCTGAAAAAACTTCGGGACGCATAG
- a CDS encoding DUF4396 domain-containing protein yields the protein MQHEAHASHAAHAHHHGEVAAASTWTMAAQATLHCLTGCAIGEVLGMVIGTALGWGNAATLILAITLAFFFGYALTLRGVRKAGVDLRAALKVALAADTLSIAVMELVDNGVIVLWPGAMDAGLTDPLFWWVLAIALAVAFVLTTPVNKWMIGRGKGHAVVHQYH from the coding sequence ATGCAGCACGAAGCACACGCGTCACACGCGGCGCACGCTCACCACCACGGCGAGGTGGCCGCCGCCAGCACCTGGACCATGGCCGCCCAGGCCACCCTGCACTGCCTCACCGGCTGCGCCATCGGCGAGGTGCTGGGCATGGTGATCGGTACCGCGCTCGGCTGGGGCAACGCGGCGACGCTGATCCTGGCGATCACCCTCGCGTTCTTCTTCGGCTACGCGCTCACCCTGCGGGGCGTACGGAAAGCGGGCGTCGACCTGCGCGCCGCGCTCAAGGTGGCGCTGGCCGCGGACACCCTGTCCATCGCCGTGATGGAGCTCGTCGACAACGGCGTGATCGTGCTCTGGCCGGGCGCCATGGACGCCGGACTCACCGACCCGCTGTTCTGGTGGGTGCTGGCGATCGCACTCGCCGTCGCCTTCGTCCTGACCACGCCCGTGAACAAGTGGATGATCGGCCGCGGCAAGGGGCACGCAGTGGTGCACCAGTACCACTGA
- a CDS encoding sulfite oxidase-like oxidoreductase, which translates to MGQPVEREGGAAAHSELPPGQRVQRGWPVTHYGPVPKFRPERWEFRVFGATADGEKHCWTHEEFTALPYTSVVADLHCVTKFSMLGAEWGGIPARTILEIAPPASAVTHVMVWAEYGFSSNLRLSDFASEGAIFATHKDGELLTAEHGFPLRLVVPHLYAWKGPKWVRGVEYMTADRRGFWEERGYHNIGDPWKEQRYSYQEEPGDGPEL; encoded by the coding sequence ATGGGTCAGCCGGTGGAGCGCGAAGGTGGAGCAGCAGCACACTCCGAGCTTCCGCCGGGACAGCGGGTGCAGCGCGGCTGGCCGGTCACGCACTACGGCCCGGTTCCCAAGTTTCGCCCCGAACGCTGGGAGTTCAGGGTGTTCGGCGCCACCGCCGACGGCGAGAAGCACTGCTGGACCCACGAGGAGTTCACGGCCCTGCCGTACACGAGCGTCGTCGCCGATCTGCACTGCGTCACGAAGTTCAGCATGCTCGGTGCGGAGTGGGGCGGCATCCCGGCCCGGACGATCCTGGAGATCGCCCCGCCCGCGTCGGCGGTCACCCACGTGATGGTCTGGGCGGAGTACGGCTTCAGCTCCAACCTCCGCCTCTCCGACTTCGCCTCCGAGGGAGCGATCTTCGCCACCCACAAGGACGGCGAACTGCTCACGGCGGAGCACGGTTTCCCCCTCCGTCTGGTCGTCCCTCATCTGTACGCCTGGAAGGGGCCCAAGTGGGTCCGCGGCGTGGAGTACATGACCGCCGACCGCCGCGGTTTCTGGGAGGAGCGCGGCTACCACAACATCGGCGACCCCTGGAAGGAACAGCGGTACTCGTACCAGGAGGAGCCCGGGGACGGCCCCGAGCTCTGA
- the bfr gene encoding bacterioferritin → MQGDPEVLEFLNEQLTGELTAINQYWLHYRIQDNKGWTKLAKYTREESIDEMKHADKITERILMLDGLPNYQRLFHVRVGQTVTEMFQADRQVEVEAIDRLKRGIEVMRTKGDITSANLFESILEDEEHHIDYLDTQLELIDKLGEALYLAQQIEQPS, encoded by the coding sequence ATGCAGGGCGACCCCGAGGTCCTCGAATTCCTGAACGAGCAGCTGACCGGCGAGCTGACGGCGATCAACCAGTACTGGCTGCACTACCGGATCCAGGACAACAAAGGCTGGACGAAGCTCGCCAAGTACACGCGTGAAGAGTCCATCGATGAGATGAAGCACGCGGACAAGATCACCGAGCGCATCCTCATGCTGGACGGCCTGCCCAATTACCAGCGCCTGTTCCACGTACGGGTCGGCCAGACGGTCACCGAGATGTTCCAGGCCGACCGCCAGGTCGAGGTCGAGGCGATCGACCGCCTCAAGCGCGGTATCGAGGTGATGCGCACCAAGGGCGACATCACGTCCGCGAACCTCTTCGAGTCGATCCTCGAGGACGAGGAGCACCACATCGACTACCTGGACACGCAGCTGGAACTCATCGACAAGCTCGGTGAGGCGCTCTACCTCGCGCAGCAGATCGAGCAGCCCAGCTAG
- a CDS encoding bacterioferritin-associated ferredoxin: MARLRSRREVVRVYVCSCFGVTEQQVKQHAEKGACTPRQIASACKAGTDCGSCVRRIQAILGRGACPRRELADQGQPVLTDLADAA, from the coding sequence ATGGCACGACTTCGATCCCGGCGGGAGGTGGTCCGCGTGTACGTCTGCAGTTGCTTCGGTGTCACCGAGCAGCAGGTCAAGCAGCACGCGGAGAAAGGTGCCTGTACGCCCCGCCAGATAGCGTCCGCCTGCAAGGCGGGCACGGACTGCGGGTCGTGCGTACGCCGTATCCAGGCGATCCTGGGCCGGGGCGCGTGCCCCCGTCGTGAGCTGGCCGACCAGGGTCAGCCGGTGCTGACCGACCTGGCGGACGCGGCCTAG
- a CDS encoding class II 3-deoxy-7-phosphoheptulonate synthase: protein MTVNAKTSASAGNTWRDLPAAQQPEYPDTEALRAVIADLESYPPLVFAGECDQLRARMASVAKGEAFLLQGGDCAEAFDAVSADHIRNKLKTLLQMGAVLTYAASVPVVKVGRIAGQYSKPRSKGTETRDGVTLPTYRGDSVNGFDFNEAARIPDPERLKRMYNASASTLNLVRAFTTGGYADLRQVHAWNQDFVKSSPSGQRYEQLAREIDQALNFMHACGADPEEFKTVEFYSSHEALLLDYESALTRVDSRTGQLYDVSAHMVWIGERTRQLDHAHIEFASKIRNPIGIKLGPTTTAEEALQYIERLDPDREPGRLTFIVRMGADKVRDKLPELVEKVTASGATVAWVTDPMHGNTFEAASGHKTRRFDDVLDEVKGFFEVHKGLGTHPGGIHVELTGDDVTECVGGGDEIFVDDLHQRYETACDPRLNRSQSLDLAFLVAEMYRDQ, encoded by the coding sequence GTGACCGTGAACGCTAAGACCAGCGCGAGTGCTGGCAACACCTGGCGAGACCTGCCCGCGGCGCAGCAGCCCGAGTACCCCGACACCGAGGCTCTGCGCGCAGTGATCGCGGACCTCGAGTCGTATCCGCCGCTCGTCTTCGCGGGCGAGTGCGACCAGCTGCGCGCCCGGATGGCGTCCGTCGCCAAGGGAGAGGCGTTCCTTCTCCAGGGCGGCGACTGCGCCGAGGCCTTCGACGCGGTGTCCGCCGACCACATCCGTAACAAGCTTAAGACCCTGCTACAGATGGGCGCCGTGCTGACGTACGCCGCCTCGGTGCCGGTCGTGAAGGTCGGCCGCATCGCCGGCCAGTACTCCAAGCCGCGCTCCAAGGGCACCGAGACCCGCGACGGCGTGACCCTGCCGACGTACCGCGGCGACTCGGTCAACGGCTTCGACTTCAACGAGGCCGCCCGCATCCCGGACCCCGAGCGCCTGAAGCGGATGTACAACGCGTCCGCCTCGACGCTGAACCTGGTGCGCGCCTTCACCACCGGTGGTTACGCCGACCTGCGCCAGGTGCACGCCTGGAACCAGGACTTCGTGAAGTCGTCCCCGTCCGGCCAGCGCTACGAGCAGCTCGCGCGCGAGATCGACCAGGCGCTGAACTTCATGCACGCCTGCGGGGCCGACCCGGAGGAGTTCAAGACCGTCGAGTTCTACTCCTCGCACGAGGCGCTGCTGCTCGACTACGAGTCGGCGCTGACCCGTGTCGACTCGCGCACCGGGCAGCTGTACGACGTCTCGGCGCACATGGTGTGGATCGGTGAGCGCACCCGGCAGCTGGACCACGCGCACATCGAGTTCGCCTCGAAGATCCGCAACCCGATCGGCATCAAGCTCGGCCCGACCACCACGGCCGAGGAGGCGCTGCAGTACATCGAGCGCCTGGACCCCGACCGCGAGCCGGGCCGGCTGACCTTCATCGTCCGCATGGGCGCCGACAAGGTCCGCGACAAGCTTCCCGAGCTGGTCGAGAAGGTCACCGCCTCGGGTGCCACCGTGGCCTGGGTGACCGACCCGATGCACGGCAACACCTTCGAGGCGGCCTCGGGCCACAAGACCCGCCGTTTCGACGACGTGCTCGACGAGGTCAAGGGCTTCTTCGAGGTCCACAAGGGCCTCGGCACCCACCCGGGCGGCATCCACGTGGAGCTGACCGGTGACGATGTCACCGAGTGCGTGGGCGGCGGCGACGAGATCTTCGTCGACGACCTGCACCAGCGCTACGAGACGGCCTGCGACCCGCGGCTCAACCGCAGCCAGTCGCTTGACCTGGCCTTCCTCGTCGCGGAGATGTACAGGGACCAGTAG
- a CDS encoding trp operon leader peptide, with translation MFAHSTQNWWWTAHPAAH, from the coding sequence ATGTTCGCGCACTCGACCCAGAACTGGTGGTGGACCGCTCATCCGGCGGCCCACTGA